From Halichoerus grypus chromosome 6, mHalGry1.hap1.1, whole genome shotgun sequence, one genomic window encodes:
- the LOC118519668 gene encoding uncharacterized protein LOC118519668 isoform X1 yields MPQFVETDSSFDQVMSLFPSHSNMDYSIYRMFGQRQNTERSMMQKPKKHPYHCQHKWACKDYPKCPKWHHTVPRLSSIVLVILIATVTGLTIWVSHLSSEHRIKDCDCMNISPRKQQDNTNFTRFHTE; encoded by the exons ATGCCACAGTTTGTAGAAACTGACTCTTCTTTTGATCAGGTAatgtctctctttccatctcattCAAATATGGATTATTCTATTTACAGGATGTTTGGACAGAGGCAAAACACAGAGAGATCAATGATGCAGAAGCCAAAAAAGCATCCCTATCATTGCCAACACAAGTGGGCATGCAAAG ATTACCCTAAATGTCCCAAGTGGCATCATACTGTTCCGAGACTGAGCAGCATTGTGCTGGTTATACTCATTGCCACAGTGACAGGACTAACTATTTGGG TAAGTCACCTAAGTAGTGAGCACAGAATCAAAGATTGCGATTGTATGAATATTTCTCCCAGGAAACAGCAGGACAATACAAACTTCACAA GGTTTCATACAGAGTAA
- the LOC118519668 gene encoding uncharacterized protein LOC118519668 isoform X2 — MFGQRQNTERSMMQKPKKHPYHCQHKWACKDYPKCPKWHHTVPRLSSIVLVILIATVTGLTIWVSHLSSEHRIKDCDCMNISPRKQQDNTNFTRFHTE, encoded by the exons ATGTTTGGACAGAGGCAAAACACAGAGAGATCAATGATGCAGAAGCCAAAAAAGCATCCCTATCATTGCCAACACAAGTGGGCATGCAAAG ATTACCCTAAATGTCCCAAGTGGCATCATACTGTTCCGAGACTGAGCAGCATTGTGCTGGTTATACTCATTGCCACAGTGACAGGACTAACTATTTGGG TAAGTCACCTAAGTAGTGAGCACAGAATCAAAGATTGCGATTGTATGAATATTTCTCCCAGGAAACAGCAGGACAATACAAACTTCACAA GGTTTCATACAGAGTAA
- the LOC144382344 gene encoding C-type lectin domain family 2 member A-like: MDDDTTLTNSVDSQSSGDVITFNLTGKSQGPSKRNKKRLCISKIITIVIFFLVILITTLATILAVEKHKSSTERMPCLNGWIGYLGKCFYFSENTRTWAASQNFCASHAATLAVFNTTKELDFLKRYSDHSQYWIGLSREPGQTWKWIDGTIYSGWFKIIGIGECAYLHKIGIRSASTHLVRKWICSKPDTCIPRS; this comes from the exons ATGGATGATGACACAACACTGACAAACTCAGTAGATTCCCAGTCTTCAG gAGATGTTATCACTTTCAACCTTACTGGAAAGTCACAAGGACcctcaaaaaggaataaaaagagactTTGTATCTCTAAAATTATCACCATTGTCATCTTCTTCCTGGTGATTTTGATAACTACACTGGCCACAATTTTAGCAG TCGAAAAACACAAATCTTCCACTGAACGTATGCCATGCTTGAATGGCTGGATTGGTTACCTGGGaaagtgtttctatttttctgaaaatacaagAACCTGGGCAGCAAGCCAGAACTTCTGTGCATCTCATGCAGCCACTCTTGCTGTCTTCAACACCACAAAAGAACTG GATTTCCTGAAACGATATTCTGACCATTCTCAATATTGGATTGGACTGAGTCGAGAACCAGGACAGACCTGGAAATGGATAGATGGAACCATATACAGTGGTTG GTTTAAAATAATTGGAATCGGAGAATGCGCCTATCTACACAAAATTGGGATCCGCAGTGCCAGTACGCACTTGGTTAGAAAATGGATTTGCAGCAAACCAGACACATGTATACCCAGAAGTTAA